In a single window of the Rhodamnia argentea isolate NSW1041297 chromosome 2, ASM2092103v1, whole genome shotgun sequence genome:
- the LOC115729613 gene encoding probable glutathione S-transferase parA: MAGKVILLDFWPSMFGMRCRIALALKGIQYEYKEEDLRNKSDLLLQMNPIHKKIPVLVHDGKPVCESLIILHYIDETWPDKCPLLPSDPYQRAQARFWADYVDKKFYDLGRKVWTTKGEEQEMGKKELIGSIKLLEGELGDKPFFGGEKLGFVDIALVPFTTWFHAYEVCGSFSIEAQCPKLMAWTKRCLEIECVSKSLADPHKVCDFVLQLKKALGIE, from the exons ATGGCGGGCAAGGTGATCCTCCTCGACTTCTGGCCGAGCATGTTCGGGATGAGGTGCAGGATCGCGCTGGCCTTGAAAGGGATCCAGTACGAGTACAAGGAAGAGGACCTGAGGAACAAGAGCGACCTCCTCCTCCAGATGAACCCCATACACAAGAAGATCCCCGTCCTCGTCCACGACGGCAAGCCCGTCTGCGAGTCCCTCATCATCCTCCACTACATCGACGAGACCTGGCCAGACAAGTGCCCCCTCTTGCCGTCCGACCCCTACCAGAGGGCTCAGGCCAGGTTCTGGGCCGATTATGTCGACAAGAAG TTCTATGACCTGGGGAGGAAAGTGTGGACCACAAAAGGAGAAGAACAGGAGATGGGCAAGAAGGAGCTGATTGGCAGCATCAAGCTATTGGAAGGCGAGCTTGGAGACAAGCCCTTCTTCGGGGGAGAGAAGTTAGGATTCGTGGACATAGCGCTCGTCCCCTTCACCACCTGGTTCCATGCGTACGAGGTGTGTGGAAGCTTCAGCATCGAGGCGCAGTGCCCCAAGCTCATGGCGTGGACCAAGAGGTGCCTGGAGATAGAGTGCGTGTCCAAGTCTCTCGCCGACCCTCACAAGGTGTGTGACTTCGTCTTGCAGCTCAAGAAAGCCTTGGGCATTGAGTAA